The following proteins come from a genomic window of Bartonella apihabitans:
- a CDS encoding MerR family transcriptional regulator yields the protein MDKSPDAFRTISEVAEALDLPQHVLRFWETRFSQIKPLKRGGGRRYYRPADVDLLKGIRQLLYEQGYTIKGAQRLLKENGIAFVIALGNGDVAAIDAITRKKKAEEEAENAPLPAKQPQQSRGLFSFMKSDSDTEVGGSNIGKGKDNKTLLQEALFELIECKRVLDRAR from the coding sequence ATGGATAAGAGTCCAGATGCTTTTCGTACAATCAGCGAAGTTGCTGAAGCGTTGGATCTGCCCCAACACGTTCTGAGGTTTTGGGAAACACGGTTTTCCCAGATCAAGCCGTTAAAACGTGGGGGCGGGCGGCGTTACTACCGGCCAGCCGATGTGGATTTGCTGAAAGGAATTCGGCAACTTCTTTATGAACAAGGTTATACAATAAAAGGTGCACAGCGCCTATTAAAAGAAAATGGCATAGCCTTTGTAATTGCGTTGGGTAATGGCGACGTTGCTGCAATTGATGCGATTACGAGAAAGAAAAAAGCTGAAGAGGAAGCCGAAAACGCGCCGCTACCAGCAAAACAACCACAACAATCCAGAGGCCTGTTCAGCTTCATGAAATCCGATTCCGATACTGAAGTGGGCGGAAGTAACATCGGAAAAGGCAAGGATAACAAAACTTTGCTTCAGGAAGCTTTGTTTGAATTGATCGAATGCAAAAGAGTTCTTGATCGCGCTCGTTAA
- the cpdR gene encoding cell cycle two-component system response regulator CpdR, translating to MKRILLAEDDNDMRRFLAKALERAGYEVTDFDNGASAYERLQEEPFSLLLTDIVMPEMDGIELARRATEIDPDLRVMFITGFAAVALNSDSNTPRDAKVLSKPFHLRELVSEVEKMLIAA from the coding sequence ATGAAACGAATTTTGCTTGCCGAAGACGATAATGATATGCGTCGATTTTTAGCAAAAGCTCTGGAACGGGCCGGTTACGAAGTTACAGATTTTGATAACGGTGCAAGCGCCTATGAACGGCTTCAGGAAGAACCGTTTTCACTTTTATTGACCGATATCGTGATGCCGGAAATGGATGGTATAGAGCTCGCTCGCCGTGCAACCGAAATTGATCCGGATTTGCGGGTAATGTTTATCACCGGATTTGCTGCTGTCGCACTCAACTCCGATAGCAATACACCACGAGATGCAAAGGTTCTGTCCAAGCCATTCCATTTGCGTGAACTCGTCTCCGAAGTCGAAAAGATGCTTATCGCAGCTTGA
- a CDS encoding N-formylglutamate amidohydrolase codes for MKQTKNKQAINMDANGVTAFQYFEPAELRVPFLFNSPHSGRFYPESFLEQSVLDNFTIRMSEDCFVDLLFSKVVGLGAALMAANYPRSFIDVNRDKYELDPDMFFEPMPDYVPNPSTRVMAGLGTIPKNVASDLPIYNGRIHLEDALKRIDSLYVPYHKHLQSTLYSMRKRFGFAVLIDCHSMPGKLKFFNGGEQPDFILGDQYGQSCTNAFVEYTAEVLREKGYNVSLNRPYSGGFITAHYGKPAENIHALQIEINRSLYLDEITLEANHNFTSLQKDLTSLSADLMAFPEQEFTLCKIAAE; via the coding sequence ATGAAACAAACGAAAAATAAGCAGGCTATCAATATGGATGCAAACGGCGTAACAGCATTTCAATATTTTGAACCGGCTGAACTGCGTGTGCCGTTTTTATTCAATTCACCTCATTCTGGCAGGTTTTATCCGGAAAGCTTTCTTGAACAATCCGTGCTCGACAATTTTACGATCCGGATGTCGGAAGATTGTTTCGTCGATTTGCTTTTTAGCAAAGTTGTAGGGCTTGGTGCTGCGCTTATGGCAGCAAATTACCCGCGGTCTTTTATTGATGTCAATCGTGACAAATACGAGCTTGATCCTGATATGTTCTTCGAACCTATGCCGGATTATGTTCCAAATCCCTCAACCCGCGTCATGGCAGGCTTGGGGACTATACCTAAAAACGTAGCAAGTGATCTACCGATATATAACGGGCGAATCCATCTGGAAGATGCTTTGAAACGTATTGATAGCCTATATGTTCCTTATCATAAGCATCTACAATCGACGCTTTATTCAATGCGGAAACGGTTCGGTTTTGCAGTTCTTATAGATTGCCACTCAATGCCGGGAAAACTGAAGTTTTTTAATGGTGGCGAACAACCGGATTTTATTCTGGGCGATCAATATGGGCAATCCTGCACCAATGCGTTTGTTGAATATACCGCCGAGGTTTTGAGAGAAAAGGGATATAATGTCAGTCTGAACCGGCCTTATTCGGGCGGTTTCATTACTGCCCATTACGGAAAACCCGCCGAAAATATCCACGCTCTTCAAATTGAAATCAATAGAAGTCTCTATCTCGACGAAATTACGCTTGAAGCGAACCATAATTTCACTTCATTGCAAAAGGATCTCACTTCTTTGTCGGCTGATCTCATGGCATTTCCGGAACAGGAATTTACGCTTTGCAAAATAGCTGCCGAATAG